A part of Myxococcales bacterium genomic DNA contains:
- the fabG gene encoding 3-oxoacyl-[acyl-carrier-protein] reductase: MSLDSKVALVTGASRGIGRAVAIKLAQCGANVIVNYANNKTQADETLALMGAHQKKSCSMGFDVSDETAVEKSIEAIKNDFGSIDILVNNAGIAVDGLIMRLKSEDFERQININLKGAFNCTKACSKYMMKNRYGKIVNISSVVGQMGNAGQSVYAAAKAGLIGMTKSLARELASRNILVNAVTPGYIATDMTKDILQKGMENVLEQIPLKRVGLPQDIANAVAFLVSDQSDYITGQVLSVNGGLYI, encoded by the coding sequence ATGAGTCTGGATTCTAAGGTTGCTCTGGTGACTGGGGCAAGTCGAGGTATTGGCCGTGCAGTAGCAATCAAACTTGCTCAGTGTGGAGCGAATGTTATTGTTAACTACGCTAACAACAAAACTCAGGCGGATGAGACTCTTGCTTTGATGGGTGCTCATCAAAAAAAATCTTGTTCGATGGGTTTTGATGTTTCAGATGAGACAGCGGTAGAAAAAAGTATTGAGGCCATAAAAAATGATTTCGGATCCATTGATATCCTGGTCAACAATGCCGGGATTGCTGTTGATGGATTGATCATGCGGCTTAAATCTGAAGATTTTGAACGCCAAATCAATATCAACTTGAAAGGTGCATTTAACTGCACTAAGGCATGCAGCAAATACATGATGAAAAATCGCTACGGGAAAATAGTCAATATTTCAAGCGTGGTGGGTCAAATGGGAAATGCCGGACAAAGCGTCTATGCTGCGGCCAAGGCTGGTTTGATCGGAATGACTAAATCTTTAGCAAGAGAATTGGCTTCCAGAAATATTTTAGTTAATGCCGTAACCCCTGGTTATATTGCAACCGATATGACTAAAGATATTTTGCAAAAAGGCATGGAAAATGTCTTAGAGCAGATCCCATTAAAACGAGTGGGCTTGCCCCAAGATATTGCTAATGCGGTGGCTTTTTTAGTTTCCGATCAATCTGACTATATTACTGGTCAAGTGTTGTCGGTAAATGGTGGACTTTATATTTAA
- the acpP gene encoding acyl carrier protein: MSQAIEERVCSIISDQLGVSEEQIKPDAKFIEDLGADSLDIVELIMAMEEEFETEIPDEEAEKIRTVNDVIAYLKNNL, from the coding sequence ATGTCACAGGCTATTGAAGAAAGAGTTTGCAGTATTATTTCAGATCAGTTGGGAGTTTCAGAAGAACAAATCAAACCTGATGCGAAGTTTATCGAAGATCTCGGTGCTGATTCTTTGGATATTGTAGAACTTATCATGGCAATGGAAGAAGAGTTTGAAACGGAAATTCCAGATGAAGAAGCCGAAAAAATTCGCACGGTCAATGATGTAATTGCTTATTTAAAAAACAATCTTTAA